The Candidatus Neomarinimicrobiota bacterium genome contains the following window.
GAAACGTGTGAAATTGAGACTGACAGATTTCGATTACCATCTTCCAAAAAACCGAATTGCCCAGTATCCCGCAGATCGCCGGGAACGCTCAAGACTTATGGTCATTCACCGGAAGTCGGGAGAAATCGAGCACCGGCGGTTTTACAATATCGTCGAATACCTTAAGAGGAATGATCTTGTCGTCATCAATACAACCAAAGTATTCCCGGCAAGACTCTTCGCAGTGAAGGACCGCACCGATGCGACGGTGGAAGTCTTTCTCTTGCGCGAGTTGGAGAATGATTTGTGGGAAGTTCTGGTAAAGCCCGCCAGAAAGGTGCGTATCGGGAACAAACTCCATTTTACCGATAAGGTACACTGTGATGTTATCGACAATACCGTCTCAGGTGGCCGGGTTGTTCGGTTTGAATACCCAAGTGACGATTTCTATAAAATCATTGACAAGATCGGGCACTCACCGTTACCTCCCTATATCAAGAGAGATGCGGAACCACGGGACAAGGTAAGATACCAAACTGTATTTGCTGAACATCGGGGTGCTGTGGCAGCACCGACGGCCGGACTGCATCTTACTGAATCTTTGTTGAAGACAATGAAGGCTAAGGGTGTTAAAGTAGCGCCCATTGTTCTGCATATTGGTCTTGGGACTTTCCGTCCGGTTCAAGTGGAGGATCTCACCCGCCATCAGATGGATTCCGAGTTCTTCCAAGTTCCCGCTGAGACAGCTATTGCTATCAATGAGACTCGAGCCAGGGGGAAGCGCATTTTCGCCGTGGGGACATCTACCGTTAGAGCTCTCGAAAC
Protein-coding sequences here:
- the queA gene encoding tRNA preQ1(34) S-adenosylmethionine ribosyltransferase-isomerase QueA, which translates into the protein MRLTDFDYHLPKNRIAQYPADRRERSRLMVIHRKSGEIEHRRFYNIVEYLKRNDLVVINTTKVFPARLFAVKDRTDATVEVFLLRELENDLWEVLVKPARKVRIGNKLHFTDKVHCDVIDNTVSGGRVVRFEYPSDDFYKIIDKIGHSPLPPYIKRDAEPRDKVRYQTVFAEHRGAVAAPTAGLHLTESLLKTMKAKGVKVAPIVLHIGLGTFRPVQVEDLTRHQMDSEFFQVPAETAIAINETRARGKRIFAVGTSTVRALETVVVSGFQVTPKRGWTDKFIYPPYDFKMTDGIVTNFHEPKSTLLMLISAFADRKLTFKAYREAKREKYMFLSYGDAMMIV